Proteins encoded within one genomic window of Saccharopolyspora pogona:
- a CDS encoding GntR family transcriptional regulator — translation MTRYLEIADRLASELGDSVPGSRVVSESELARRFGVGRGAARSALQELERRLLVRRVRGAGTFVNSRIDYVISRDRPPSWHASVQAAGATPRSVVRRVDRVGLPEPEAKWFAREPGSPAYLVVREFYADDLLASWSEEWIPADIVPELDVAMQVVDSVEDVLRQVGRLQLVRTWHRVALEIPPPRVLRELEVEASCPVYRWENHSRDAASGRVLRRSTAWTRADVVRVIVELLETISEEEG, via the coding sequence GTGACGAGGTACTTGGAAATCGCTGACCGGCTTGCCAGCGAGTTGGGCGATTCAGTACCCGGTAGCCGGGTGGTCAGTGAATCCGAGCTGGCCAGGCGGTTCGGTGTGGGCCGCGGGGCGGCCAGGTCCGCGCTGCAGGAGCTGGAGCGCCGGCTGCTGGTTCGGCGTGTGCGTGGCGCGGGCACGTTCGTCAATTCACGCATCGACTATGTGATTTCCCGTGACCGCCCGCCGTCGTGGCACGCGAGTGTGCAGGCGGCGGGCGCGACGCCGCGGTCGGTGGTCAGACGCGTCGACCGGGTCGGGCTGCCTGAGCCCGAGGCGAAGTGGTTCGCCCGGGAGCCGGGTTCGCCTGCCTACCTAGTGGTGCGCGAGTTCTACGCCGATGACCTCCTGGCGAGTTGGAGCGAGGAGTGGATCCCTGCCGACATCGTTCCCGAGCTGGATGTGGCGATGCAGGTGGTCGATTCGGTCGAGGACGTACTGCGTCAGGTGGGCCGGTTGCAGCTGGTGCGCACGTGGCACCGGGTGGCGCTGGAGATACCGCCGCCCCGTGTGCTGCGGGAGCTGGAGGTCGAGGCGAGCTGCCCGGTCTACCGCTGGGAGAACCACAGCCGCGACGCGGCGAGTGGGCGGGTGCTGAGGCGGAGCACGGCGTGGACCAGGGCCGATGTGGTTCGCGTGATCGTAGAGCTGTTAGAAACGATCTCGGAGGAGGAAGGGTGA
- the phnH gene encoding phosphonate C-P lyase system protein PhnH yields MTFVVDRIAAARLLPDESREVFRVVLDALARPGRIVQLPSDRLGGTPAVLLPMLALADLGTPVAVLDDGAGWVDAVSAATSAPIVEFDVARFVAATRPMRPEELRSACRGSAFAPEAGALVCLSVAEVDGEDWVLSGPGIADRARVSGVDGLVEARALAVAGFPAGVDLLLITADGRMAGIPRTTVIEGKGF; encoded by the coding sequence ATGACCTTTGTCGTGGACAGGATCGCCGCGGCCCGGCTACTTCCGGATGAGTCGCGGGAGGTGTTCCGTGTGGTGCTGGACGCGCTGGCCCGCCCCGGCCGAATCGTCCAGCTGCCCTCGGATCGCCTCGGCGGGACACCGGCAGTGCTGTTGCCGATGCTGGCGCTCGCCGACCTGGGCACCCCGGTCGCGGTGCTGGATGACGGTGCGGGGTGGGTGGACGCGGTGTCCGCGGCCACGTCGGCGCCGATCGTGGAGTTCGACGTCGCGCGGTTCGTCGCGGCCACGCGACCGATGAGGCCGGAGGAGCTGCGTTCGGCCTGCCGGGGGAGCGCGTTCGCGCCCGAGGCCGGCGCACTGGTCTGCCTTTCGGTGGCCGAAGTGGATGGCGAGGATTGGGTGCTCTCCGGTCCTGGTATTGCCGACCGGGCTCGTGTGTCCGGAGTGGACGGCCTGGTCGAGGCGCGGGCCTTGGCGGTGGCGGGTTTCCCTGCTGGTGTCGATCTGCTGTTGATCACCGCGGACGGGCGGATGGCCGGGATTCCGCGTACGACCGTGATCGAGGGGAAGGGTTTCTGA
- a CDS encoding alpha-D-ribose 1-methylphosphonate 5-phosphate C-P-lyase PhnJ produces MKSTVDIVEQFEREQGLLDESAKREVRRALLTGVCVPGYQVPFGSREMPVARGWGSGGLQVTLGVIGPQDTVKVIDQGDDAGVNSTNLRRLITSTTGSSETTDTREATITQTRHRIPEEALGEGQILVFQVPRSDPLRAVEKSVAEAARMHAEADYAKIWVSLYEDLVTNGMVTKTTGYPVLVSGRYVMSPSPIPRWDVPRLNQSENLNLFGAGREKRIYAVPPHTDVRPLAFDDVPFEVEHTPGARCKLCGSDDVFLVDAGPDGGHVCSDTDWCARVRESAADTAAHRERAPLHLRPDPSARMAGAANAQSYVPPARVSGGPEWTLRVSGIGKIHGRGGAEAVPGTGPEHGTAISPATGAIVAAWDVSFDVAPGEALGVIGESGSGKSTVLSCVIGDQQSTMGQVHLAAVDGGATDVLRLPADERRRLRIGEMAVVHQDPAAGLDLNVTAGGNIAERLTAAGWRSFHAIRRRAAELLERVEVPLSRMDDPVKTFSGGMRQRVQIAKALATDPPVLLLDEPTTGLDASVAAGVLDLLRGLLAERDVAAVVVSHDFAVIEALTDRTLVMQLGRVVERGLTDQLFHDPHHPYTQRLVAAARR; encoded by the coding sequence ATGAAATCCACAGTGGACATTGTTGAGCAGTTCGAACGGGAGCAGGGGCTGCTAGACGAGAGCGCCAAGCGGGAGGTGCGCCGCGCGCTGTTGACCGGGGTGTGCGTGCCCGGTTACCAGGTGCCTTTCGGCTCACGTGAAATGCCCGTGGCGCGCGGCTGGGGCTCCGGCGGGCTGCAGGTGACCCTCGGCGTGATCGGGCCGCAAGACACGGTGAAGGTCATCGACCAGGGCGACGACGCGGGGGTCAACTCCACCAATCTGCGGCGCCTGATCACCTCGACCACCGGCAGCAGCGAGACCACCGACACCCGCGAAGCCACTATCACCCAGACCCGGCACCGGATTCCGGAAGAGGCCCTCGGCGAGGGACAGATCCTCGTGTTTCAGGTGCCCAGGTCGGACCCGTTGCGCGCCGTGGAAAAGTCCGTCGCCGAGGCCGCACGCATGCACGCCGAAGCCGACTACGCCAAGATTTGGGTCAGCCTGTACGAAGATCTGGTCACCAACGGCATGGTCACCAAGACCACCGGCTATCCGGTACTGGTCAGCGGCCGGTACGTGATGTCGCCCAGTCCGATCCCGCGCTGGGACGTGCCCCGGCTGAACCAGAGCGAGAACCTGAACCTTTTCGGTGCCGGCCGAGAGAAGAGGATTTACGCCGTGCCCCCGCACACCGACGTGCGCCCGCTGGCGTTCGACGATGTGCCTTTCGAGGTGGAGCACACGCCTGGCGCGCGGTGCAAGCTGTGCGGCAGCGACGACGTGTTCTTGGTCGACGCCGGTCCCGATGGCGGTCACGTGTGCAGCGACACCGACTGGTGCGCCCGGGTGCGCGAGAGCGCCGCCGACACCGCCGCGCATCGCGAGCGGGCCCCGCTGCACCTGCGTCCTGACCCCAGTGCCCGCATGGCCGGAGCGGCGAACGCTCAGTCGTATGTTCCTCCGGCGCGGGTGTCCGGTGGACCCGAGTGGACGCTGCGTGTGTCGGGGATCGGCAAGATCCACGGCCGCGGTGGCGCGGAGGCGGTGCCGGGCACGGGACCGGAGCACGGCACCGCGATCAGTCCGGCCACCGGCGCGATCGTGGCTGCCTGGGACGTCTCCTTCGACGTCGCGCCGGGCGAAGCGCTCGGCGTGATCGGGGAGTCGGGTTCCGGGAAGTCCACCGTGCTCAGCTGCGTGATCGGTGACCAGCAGTCCACCATGGGACAGGTGCACCTGGCCGCGGTCGACGGCGGAGCAACCGACGTGCTGCGGTTGCCCGCCGACGAACGTCGCCGCCTGCGCATCGGTGAAATGGCCGTGGTGCACCAGGACCCCGCCGCGGGACTGGATCTGAACGTGACCGCGGGCGGCAACATCGCCGAGCGGCTCACCGCGGCCGGCTGGCGCAGCTTCCACGCGATCCGTCGCCGCGCCGCGGAGCTTCTCGAGCGGGTCGAGGTGCCACTGTCGCGCATGGACGATCCGGTGAAGACGTTCTCCGGCGGGATGCGTCAGCGGGTGCAGATCGCCAAGGCGCTGGCCACCGATCCGCCGGTGCTGCTGCTCGACGAGCCGACGACCGGCCTGGACGCCTCCGTCGCCGCGGGGGTGCTGGACCTGCTGCGTGGACTGCTCGCCGAACGCGACGTGGCCGCTGTTGTGGTCAGTCACGACTTCGCGGTGATCGAGGCGCTCACCGACCGGACGTTGGTGATGCAGCTGGGGCGGGTGGTCGAGCGCGGCCTGACCGACCAGCTCTTCCACGACCCGCACCACCCGTACACCCAGCGGCTCGTCGCCGCGGCCAGGAGGTGA
- a CDS encoding carbon-phosphorus lyase complex subunit PhnI, with protein sequence MGYASARGGLASIIAAEELVRRERDHAPVPWVSTEQITGRFRLAVDRVMGEGGLYDEPTAAAAVRQAEGDTLEAAHLVRAHRSTLPRLAVSEPIDPDEMVVLRRIVPAMREPNGPQLLGRTTDYTGRLLEKPDGQPEAQPQEPRPGVERSEEQRRPRRFLEVLRKLDLVADQRLRDDPEPVDITRAAVRPPAARSAVLAAMARAETSGLVSLWYRSMLGPDNDIHEINLGELRHGRLPLRVRHPHTGNLVRMGEFRVTEAEAIENLDGADEDRSKLGVGYGLCFGHNERKAIAMANMDIANRRFGRTGPLEQLLLLTTDGLDSGGFLEHLKLPHYVTFRSIMDRKLALRAAAEADEKTDSRVADPVGEESR encoded by the coding sequence ATGGGGTACGCGAGTGCCCGCGGCGGGCTGGCGTCGATTATCGCCGCGGAGGAACTGGTACGACGCGAGCGCGACCACGCGCCGGTGCCGTGGGTGTCGACCGAACAGATCACCGGGCGGTTCCGCTTGGCGGTGGACCGGGTGATGGGGGAAGGCGGGCTCTACGACGAGCCCACGGCCGCGGCGGCGGTGCGGCAGGCCGAAGGCGACACGCTGGAGGCGGCGCACCTGGTGCGGGCCCATCGCTCCACGTTGCCACGGCTGGCTGTGAGCGAACCGATCGATCCGGATGAGATGGTCGTGCTGCGCCGGATCGTGCCGGCGATGCGTGAGCCGAACGGCCCGCAGTTGCTGGGCCGTACCACCGACTACACCGGCCGCCTGCTCGAGAAGCCGGACGGGCAACCGGAAGCACAGCCGCAGGAGCCTCGTCCGGGCGTCGAGCGCAGTGAGGAGCAGCGCCGCCCGAGGCGGTTCCTCGAGGTGTTGCGGAAGCTGGACCTGGTGGCTGATCAGCGCCTCCGTGACGATCCGGAGCCCGTGGACATCACGCGTGCGGCGGTGCGCCCGCCCGCCGCCCGGTCGGCGGTGCTCGCGGCGATGGCGCGTGCGGAGACCAGTGGACTCGTTTCGCTGTGGTACCGGTCGATGCTGGGGCCCGACAACGACATTCACGAGATCAACCTGGGCGAGCTGCGGCACGGGCGGCTGCCGCTGCGGGTGCGGCATCCGCACACCGGCAATCTGGTGCGGATGGGCGAGTTCCGGGTCACCGAGGCCGAGGCGATCGAGAACCTGGACGGGGCCGATGAGGACCGCAGCAAACTCGGTGTCGGCTATGGCCTGTGTTTCGGCCACAACGAGCGCAAGGCGATCGCGATGGCCAACATGGACATCGCCAACCGGCGCTTCGGCCGGACGGGACCGCTGGAACAGCTGCTGTTGCTGACCACGGACGGGCTGGATTCGGGCGGGTTCCTCGAGCACCTGAAGCTGCCGCACTACGTCACGTTCCGTTCGATCATGGACCGCAAGCTCGCCTTGCGTGCCGCCGCCGAAGCCGATGAAAAGACGGACTCGCGGGTTGCCGATCCGGTCGGGGAGGAAAGCCGATGA
- a CDS encoding ATP-binding cassette domain-containing protein has product MRPVLSVRGLRKSFVLHTIDGRKVESLDGVDLDVHAGEHVALAGPSGAGKSSLLRCVYRTYLPDAGTLVLRAGDTEVELTGLADRAMARLRGREIGYVSQFLSAPPRTGPWEVVAAAARRRGLDRADAREAAATALRRLNLDEALWDVDCGVLSGGERQRVNLAAGTVRPPRLLLLDEPVSALDPANREAALNLIGSLAEQGVAVLAVFHDLDAMRRLASRVVLMANGLAERSGSPAEMLAGAA; this is encoded by the coding sequence ATGCGACCCGTTCTCAGCGTGCGCGGGCTGCGCAAGTCCTTCGTGCTGCACACCATCGACGGCCGGAAGGTCGAGTCGCTGGACGGCGTGGACCTGGACGTGCACGCCGGCGAGCACGTCGCGCTCGCCGGGCCCAGCGGTGCCGGGAAGTCCTCGCTGCTGCGGTGTGTCTACCGCACGTATCTGCCCGATGCCGGGACATTGGTGCTGCGCGCCGGCGACACGGAGGTGGAGCTGACGGGGCTGGCCGACCGGGCCATGGCCCGGCTGCGTGGCCGCGAGATCGGTTACGTGTCGCAGTTCCTGTCCGCACCGCCGCGCACCGGGCCGTGGGAGGTGGTGGCCGCAGCCGCGCGCCGCCGCGGCCTGGACCGCGCCGACGCCCGCGAGGCGGCCGCCACCGCGCTGCGTCGGCTCAACTTGGACGAAGCGCTGTGGGATGTCGACTGTGGCGTGCTTTCCGGCGGAGAACGGCAGCGGGTGAACCTCGCCGCCGGCACGGTGCGTCCGCCCAGGCTCCTGCTGCTCGACGAACCGGTGTCGGCTCTGGACCCGGCCAATCGCGAGGCCGCGTTGAACCTGATCGGGTCACTGGCCGAGCAAGGCGTCGCCGTGCTGGCGGTGTTCCACGATCTGGACGCGATGCGCCGGCTCGCCTCCCGGGTGGTGCTGATGGCGAACGGGCTGGCCGAGCGCTCAGGCAGTCCCGCCGAGATGCTGGCAGGTGCCGCATGA
- a CDS encoding helix-turn-helix domain-containing protein yields the protein MVQGGDPIALAQRAVDLVKRATKAAGTFVYIWDPEIERLVLRVATTGRQAAHVGEIQLRLGEGVTGWTGLMRQTVRLDEDIQSDPRFVNFSVLEEHQFHSMVAVPVAVPGGELLGVFSLYAGEPAAFDTHDVELATEVGSLLANGLVHAQTVKDLRRESAASRFLMTLPADATSSLQRCVDVLAEAIRDQVDAAFCSLELAERGAPDCKVRPGLAFADDVDNAVVVSARSVRARAELHDLAQQISSELEKLTISFGTLFPLGAITCYRARPFTEADKGIVDALAAQAATLVSSLSCPAMTTPLAGRLAGAPTRESADRLLRDLGWHPGPTQPVQVRVSGTRYTTPSAFERVVDALREMRGGIEGMVLVPSAPVVSLLVPYQPEQWKGFEHALRTTIRQLQAESNGGVTAGIGPVANDVSDLVSALQTAETAGAWAQLLGDRGSVAHHEDFAHLRLLPRVALDIGEDLRDVLTRISEVIRYDLRNGTALASTLEDYLANRCSVTDTASDLFIHRNTLRQRLGRIEELVGRPVEGLGDWAVAALAARLALAGEPRLVRTQARNAASGE from the coding sequence ATGGTCCAGGGCGGGGACCCGATAGCGCTCGCGCAGCGGGCCGTCGACCTGGTTAAACGCGCCACCAAAGCCGCAGGGACGTTTGTCTATATCTGGGATCCTGAGATCGAGCGCCTGGTGCTGCGGGTCGCCACCACAGGCCGCCAGGCGGCCCACGTCGGGGAGATCCAGCTCCGCCTCGGTGAAGGCGTCACCGGGTGGACGGGACTGATGCGGCAGACCGTCAGACTCGACGAAGACATCCAGAGCGATCCCAGGTTCGTCAACTTCTCGGTCCTCGAAGAGCACCAGTTTCATTCCATGGTCGCAGTTCCCGTCGCGGTGCCGGGCGGCGAACTGCTGGGTGTGTTCAGCCTGTACGCGGGCGAGCCGGCCGCGTTCGACACCCACGACGTGGAGTTGGCGACCGAGGTCGGAAGTCTGCTGGCCAACGGCCTGGTCCATGCCCAGACCGTGAAAGACCTGCGCAGGGAGTCGGCGGCCTCTCGGTTCCTTATGACCCTGCCCGCGGACGCCACGAGTTCGCTGCAACGCTGCGTCGACGTCCTCGCCGAGGCGATTCGTGACCAGGTGGACGCGGCGTTCTGCTCGCTGGAGCTCGCCGAACGGGGAGCGCCCGACTGCAAGGTCCGCCCTGGACTCGCCTTCGCCGACGACGTCGACAACGCGGTCGTGGTGTCGGCGCGATCGGTCCGGGCGAGGGCTGAACTGCACGACCTGGCCCAGCAGATCAGCTCCGAGCTGGAGAAGCTCACGATCTCTTTCGGCACGCTGTTCCCGCTGGGCGCCATCACGTGTTATCGCGCGCGGCCGTTCACCGAAGCCGACAAGGGCATCGTCGACGCGCTCGCGGCGCAAGCGGCCACCCTCGTATCGTCACTGAGCTGTCCGGCCATGACGACACCGTTGGCAGGCAGGTTGGCGGGGGCTCCCACACGGGAGAGCGCAGACCGGCTCCTTCGTGACCTGGGCTGGCATCCCGGACCCACGCAACCGGTGCAGGTGCGGGTCAGCGGGACGCGGTACACAACGCCATCGGCCTTCGAACGGGTTGTGGACGCACTTCGCGAGATGCGCGGTGGAATCGAAGGAATGGTGCTGGTCCCATCGGCGCCGGTGGTTTCTCTGTTGGTGCCGTACCAGCCCGAACAGTGGAAGGGCTTCGAACACGCGTTGCGGACCACGATCAGGCAGCTGCAGGCCGAGTCGAATGGTGGGGTGACGGCCGGTATCGGTCCCGTGGCCAACGACGTTTCCGACCTGGTCTCCGCGCTTCAAACCGCGGAGACCGCGGGCGCGTGGGCGCAGTTGCTCGGTGACCGCGGTTCGGTTGCCCATCACGAGGACTTCGCACACCTGAGGTTGCTCCCTCGAGTCGCTCTGGACATCGGGGAGGATCTGCGCGATGTCCTGACCCGCATTTCCGAGGTCATACGCTACGACCTGCGCAACGGCACGGCGCTGGCGTCGACCCTGGAGGACTACCTCGCGAACCGCTGCTCGGTGACCGACACCGCCAGCGACCTGTTCATCCACCGCAACACGCTGCGCCAGCGGCTGGGACGCATCGAGGAACTCGTCGGGAGACCGGTCGAAGGCCTCGGGGACTGGGCGGTCGCGGCGCTGGCGGCACGGCTCGCCCTGGCCGGCGAGCCGCGGCTGGTGCGGACACAAGCCCGGAACGCTGCGAGCGGGGAATGA
- a CDS encoding phosphonate C-P lyase system protein PhnG: protein MTEVLSREQRCALLAEAERDELVALADECLDDGAALRVLSGPEVGIVVAQVREPVLAERFLLGDVLACRVEVDLAGQVGWSIRLGEDRVAAVAAAVLDAEAEADRPRSARVDELCRTVADRLAAREVAEWAALAPTIVEFEELT from the coding sequence GTGACCGAGGTGTTGAGCCGGGAGCAGCGGTGCGCGCTGCTGGCGGAGGCCGAGCGCGACGAGCTCGTTGCGTTGGCGGACGAGTGTCTCGACGACGGCGCCGCGCTGCGTGTGCTGAGCGGACCGGAGGTCGGGATTGTCGTCGCGCAGGTCCGTGAGCCGGTGCTGGCGGAACGGTTCCTGCTGGGCGACGTGTTGGCGTGCCGCGTCGAGGTGGACTTGGCCGGGCAGGTGGGCTGGTCGATCCGGCTGGGTGAAGACCGCGTGGCCGCCGTGGCCGCGGCGGTGCTCGACGCGGAGGCGGAAGCGGACCGTCCGCGTTCGGCGCGAGTCGACGAACTCTGCCGGACCGTCGCCGATCGGTTGGCGGCGCGGGAAGTAGCCGAGTGGGCGGCGCTGGCGCCGACGATCGTCGAGTTCGAGGAGTTGACATGA
- a CDS encoding NAD(P)/FAD-dependent oxidoreductase: MTLTGDVLVVGASVASGAFVAQLREDGFEGRVLVVDQDPDAPYDRPPLSKEFLADSAESPGAPWWHDGCELVRGRATALDVASSTVRVEFEDGSESALAAEQIVIATGSVPVRLPGEPAGVAQLRTAADARRIRDSVAAERRIVILGAGTIGTELASSLTLAGAQVSLVDLTDNPLDRFLCGHLGAEAAAWIRDAGVSLHLGSRVEGVLKQSGGWRVVTDSAELSADLVVSAVGTRPATAWLAGSGLDVADGVRCDDEGTVLDTSGSPVSGVRAIGDVSAWGLIGAGARRCEDWTNAQRQGRSVARALLGKNPVHMDAEPAYFWSHQFGRKIQVLGHPDREATLVQHVDEPHRKAAFYTLERGAETVAWIAINTPREFAMAMRKSIQALG, from the coding sequence ATGACCCTTACCGGTGATGTGCTGGTGGTCGGGGCGTCGGTAGCCTCCGGTGCGTTCGTCGCGCAGCTGCGCGAAGACGGCTTCGAAGGCCGGGTCCTGGTCGTGGACCAGGACCCGGACGCGCCCTATGATCGGCCGCCGCTGTCCAAGGAATTCCTCGCTGACTCCGCCGAGTCACCGGGTGCACCGTGGTGGCACGACGGCTGCGAATTGGTGCGGGGGAGGGCCACCGCACTGGATGTGGCCTCCTCGACGGTGCGCGTCGAGTTCGAAGACGGGTCGGAAAGTGCTCTGGCGGCGGAGCAGATCGTCATCGCCACCGGTTCGGTGCCGGTGCGTCTGCCCGGTGAGCCGGCCGGGGTAGCGCAGTTGCGCACAGCAGCGGATGCGCGCCGGATCCGTGACTCGGTCGCCGCAGAGCGCAGGATCGTGATCCTCGGAGCGGGCACGATCGGCACCGAGCTGGCGTCCAGCCTCACTCTGGCTGGCGCCCAGGTCAGTCTCGTCGACCTGACCGACAACCCCCTGGACCGCTTCCTCTGCGGGCACCTCGGGGCCGAGGCCGCAGCGTGGATCCGGGATGCGGGAGTCTCACTGCACCTGGGCTCGCGTGTCGAAGGCGTCCTCAAGCAAAGCGGCGGCTGGCGCGTCGTGACAGATTCCGCTGAGCTATCGGCTGACCTCGTGGTCAGCGCGGTCGGCACGCGCCCCGCGACCGCCTGGTTGGCGGGATCGGGGCTGGACGTGGCCGACGGAGTTCGCTGCGACGACGAGGGAACCGTACTGGATACGTCCGGTTCTCCCGTGTCGGGCGTGCGCGCCATCGGCGATGTTTCGGCATGGGGCTTGATCGGTGCAGGTGCTCGTCGGTGCGAGGACTGGACCAATGCGCAACGTCAAGGACGCAGCGTGGCGCGTGCCCTGCTGGGAAAGAACCCGGTGCATATGGACGCGGAACCGGCGTATTTTTGGAGTCACCAGTTCGGTCGGAAAATTCAAGTCTTGGGACACCCGGACCGTGAGGCTACGCTCGTCCAGCATGTCGACGAACCGCACCGAAAGGCGGCGTTCTACACGCTGGAGCGCGGTGCGGAGACCGTCGCCTGGATCGCCATCAACACACCCCGGGAGTTCGCCATGGCCATGCGGAAGTCCATCCAAGCACTCGGCTGA
- a CDS encoding APC family permease — translation MTRFSKPEAAAPPRKTSARSSSTDLLRSSINFLHIVLMVTAAAAPLVVVSTYIPISLSSGAGLATALTYLATTLILLVFSVGFVQMAKRITAAGAFYTFTSQGLGRPMGLAAGFTILSAYSMITAAIQGGFGYYASALLGDYFGLSVPWYWCSIVALASMFVISYYRVTLTARILGLLLTLEVLIVLVVDVFTIGSGGTSGQMAVAFDPAQWGAAPAVGIGFFLAFWSWIGFETTAIYGEETMDPKQSVPRATYIAVITLGVFYALAAYAAIVGFGSDSPAQAETLLDQYFFKLADMYTLPFVRTLMDFLVVSGFFACSFAFHNNAARYFFSLGRDRILPEALGRTHAKHKSPHLAAGVQAAIAITTVAIFAIGGADPILHLGTWLPIFCTLAVMVVQLLVSIAVIGYFNRVGRHCTGDYLKTLAAPIAGAVAQLVVVGLLLKNLTFLAGADTLIVTFIPVYVLAIATTGFLYAIWLRRRAPARFAAIGTLREDAMEALPDE, via the coding sequence ATGACCCGATTTTCCAAACCCGAAGCCGCGGCTCCCCCTAGGAAGACGTCGGCGCGTAGCTCGTCCACGGACCTGTTACGCAGCTCGATCAACTTCCTGCACATCGTGCTCATGGTGACGGCCGCCGCCGCTCCGCTGGTCGTAGTCTCGACCTACATCCCGATCTCCCTGTCCAGCGGCGCAGGACTCGCCACCGCGCTCACCTACCTCGCCACGACACTCATTCTGCTGGTGTTCTCCGTCGGGTTCGTCCAGATGGCGAAGCGGATCACCGCAGCGGGCGCTTTCTACACGTTCACCTCGCAGGGCCTCGGCCGGCCCATGGGACTCGCGGCGGGTTTCACGATTCTCTCCGCGTACAGCATGATCACCGCCGCGATCCAGGGCGGCTTCGGCTACTACGCCTCCGCACTGCTCGGCGACTACTTCGGGCTGAGCGTGCCCTGGTATTGGTGCAGCATCGTCGCGCTGGCGTCGATGTTCGTGATCTCGTACTACCGGGTCACCCTCACCGCACGCATTCTCGGCTTGCTGCTGACGCTCGAGGTGCTGATCGTCCTCGTGGTCGACGTGTTCACCATCGGATCCGGCGGTACGTCCGGTCAGATGGCCGTCGCGTTCGACCCCGCGCAGTGGGGCGCCGCACCAGCCGTGGGCATCGGCTTCTTCCTAGCGTTCTGGTCCTGGATCGGCTTCGAAACGACCGCGATCTACGGCGAAGAGACGATGGATCCGAAGCAAAGCGTGCCGCGCGCGACATACATCGCCGTGATCACGCTCGGCGTCTTCTACGCCCTGGCCGCCTACGCGGCCATCGTCGGCTTCGGCAGCGACTCCCCCGCGCAAGCCGAGACGCTGCTCGACCAGTACTTCTTCAAGCTGGCCGACATGTACACGCTGCCGTTCGTGCGCACGCTCATGGACTTCCTCGTGGTATCGGGATTCTTCGCGTGCTCGTTCGCCTTCCACAACAATGCGGCGCGGTACTTCTTCTCGCTGGGCCGTGACCGGATCCTCCCCGAGGCGCTGGGCAGGACCCACGCGAAGCACAAGTCGCCGCACCTGGCCGCCGGTGTGCAGGCCGCGATCGCGATCACCACGGTTGCGATCTTCGCCATCGGTGGCGCGGACCCGATCCTGCATCTGGGCACCTGGCTGCCGATCTTCTGCACGTTGGCCGTCATGGTCGTTCAGCTGCTGGTGTCCATCGCCGTGATCGGCTACTTCAACCGCGTCGGCCGCCACTGCACCGGCGACTACCTCAAGACGCTCGCCGCCCCGATCGCGGGCGCCGTGGCACAGCTCGTCGTCGTCGGTCTCCTGTTGAAAAACCTCACCTTCCTCGCCGGCGCCGACACCCTCATCGTCACGTTCATCCCGGTGTACGTGCTGGCAATCGCGACGACCGGTTTCCTGTACGCGATCTGGCTGCGCCGCAGGGCCCCGGCCCGGTTCGCGGCGATCGGAACGCTGCGCGAAGACGCCATGGAGGCTCTTCCCGACGAGTAA
- a CDS encoding ferredoxin — MYRISVDSSRCQGHARCMAFAPEAFDFDDEGYAFVPDGLAEAAELPESIRRAEANCPERAVKIEET, encoded by the coding sequence ATGTACCGCATTTCGGTTGACTCGAGCAGGTGTCAAGGGCACGCGCGCTGCATGGCCTTCGCGCCCGAGGCGTTCGACTTCGACGACGAGGGCTATGCGTTCGTCCCGGATGGGTTGGCCGAGGCCGCCGAGCTGCCGGAGAGCATCCGTCGCGCCGAAGCGAACTGCCCGGAGCGCGCCGTCAAGATCGAGGAAACGTGA